In Rhodamnia argentea isolate NSW1041297 chromosome 1, ASM2092103v1, whole genome shotgun sequence, the genomic window AGAAGCGCTCAAGCACCCAACCGAAATGATTTTTCTGTCTCACACGGCTATAGTCGttcgaaaattgaaaatattaaataaccaCCATATCGATTCAAACCATGAACGTTGGAGAAAGGCCACTGTAAGGAGAGGATGATCATGCTGCAATGCCCCCTAGACATAAAATTCTTAAATTATTAGGTAACCCTAGCCTACTTTCGCCCACTTCACACAAGCAGTTAGATCATGTGGGACCTACGTGCTACTTGCATGAACCAATAACTAATGTGGAGGGGGATAGCGTAGACTGGGACTATCCAGAAAAAGCTCCCTCTAGATCTCATGGACATGCTATGTCGATCTTTGTTTCTAATGGTACAGATCAATGCACAGACATAGTGCATATGTTTTTCTGTCAAATTGTAACCAGATGTACTTGGTTTAGTCTAGAGGGAGACTATCAGGTGCTAGTGTCAGAAAATGAATGGCCCCACTTGGCTTAGCATGTAGTCTCTTGTTAGGTCTGTGACTTTTGTCATGATCGTTATGGTATTCTGTGCTTCAAGTTGAAGCTGTACAAACGTTTTGTTCTTGCAAACCTGTCTCTCGAAAAATTTGAGGATCAATTTAGCATTTTCTGTGATTCTCATATCCTCAGAGGCGAGGTTAAGAATATTTTATTTGTGGTAAGAAACACTTTTCAGTTACACTTGATATCTGAAGGATGCAATCAAATGGGTCATAGATGGCTAATTGAAGTTATAGACAtctatgtttgtttttttttcccgtagTTCATGTCAAGAAATGTGGTTTGGGTGAACAATTTATCTGTTTGAACCTCGGTCAACAACAAAATTTGTCTTCATCGGGAAAACTTGCCGAATGTTGTGGTTGTGCTCAAACCCTGTTACTTCCAGATGCAACCTCCGGGAAAGGTTTTCTGCAATTTTGTTATCTGTGTCtctatgtctctctctctctctctctctctctgtatgtaTGTCTGTCTATCTGTCtatctgtctctgtctctctctctcacagtgAACCTTTGCAACTTCCAATCGTGCTAATTTTTTGGGACCTGCACTTGGTGTCCATAATGAGAGCACTTTTCCTATTAAGTGTGTGTTGTTCTTGGGTTACATATATAGCTTGCTTAATCTAATTCACTATAGGCCAAATAGAAAGCTTGTGTATTTGGTTGTCAacgtttcctttcctttttctggaGCAGGTTCAAGCGATTTATCTCCTCATTCTCTGACGTTGTGGAGTGGATTGCTTGCTGTTATATCAGTCAATGCTGTGATTGGGTTCTATATATACTTGGCAATGAAGGAGCCCTCAGATAAGCATGAACCAGATCCTGCATTTCTTGCGCAAGCGAGAGCTAGCGTCCAAAAGCCTATAGAGTCGACTGAAGGTTCCTCTCAACCACGTGAGAAAGATGAATAGAATCATTCTAAAGCTCATGCTTCTCTGCTTGCTGTTGTCTCCTGGTTAGCAAGATGAATTCATACCTAAATCAAGGCCACGAATGAAGGTCTTCTAGCATACTGATGGTCTGGCAAATACCCTTTGGAATGGTTGTTGGTCTTGTTTTCGTAAGAAATCTGCC contains:
- the LOC115747018 gene encoding uncharacterized protein LOC115747018, which produces MAGVVEKFLLASMLMWIIPVAVLYGFNHNVFPGSSDLSPHSLTLWSGLLAVISVNAVIGFYIYLAMKEPSDKHEPDPAFLAQARASVQKPIESTEGSSQPREKDE